In Populus alba chromosome 1, ASM523922v2, whole genome shotgun sequence, a single window of DNA contains:
- the LOC118058153 gene encoding T-complex protein 1 subunit beta has product MVEKIFKDEATEEKGERARLASLIGGMAIADLVKTTLGPKGMDKILQSTGRGREVTVTNDGATILKSLHIDNPAAKILVDISKVQDDEVGDGTTSVVVLAGELLREAEKLLASKIHPMTIIAGFRMAAECARNALLQKVVDNKDNEEKFKSDLMKIAMTTLSSKILSQDKEYFAKLAVDAVMRLKGSTNLESIQIIKKPGGSLKDSFLDEGFILDKKIGVGQPKRIENAKILVANTAMDTDKVKIYGARVRVDSMSRVAEIEAAEKEKMKEKVDKIIAHGINCFVNRQLIYNFPEELFANAGILAIEHADFDGIERLALVTGGEIASTFDNPESVKLGHCKLIEEIMIGEDKLIHFSGVEMGQACTIVLRGASRHVLDEAERSLHDALCVLSQTVNDSRVLLGGGWPEMVMAKDVDELARITPGKKSHAIEAFSRALIAIPTIIADNAGLDSAELVAQLRAEHHKEGCTAGIDVISGSVGDMAERGISEAFKVKQAVLLSATEAAEMILRVDEIITCAPRKREDRM; this is encoded by the exons ATG GTCgagaaaatttttaaagatgaaGCTACCGAGGAAAAGGGAGAGCGTGCCAGACTG gcaTCGCTTATTGGTGGGATGGCAATTGCTGACTTGGTCAAGACAACTTTGGGTCCAAAAGGGATG GATAAAATTTTACAATCTACTGGCAGAGGTCGTGAAGTCACAGTCACTAATGATGGGGCCACCATCTTGAAGTCCCTTCACATTGACAATCCAGCTGCTAAAATCCTTGTTG ACATTTCTAAAGTTCAAGATGATGAGGTTGGTGATGGGACAACTTCTGTTGTTGTTTTGGCGGGGGAACTTCTAAGGGAGGCAGAAAAGCTTTTAGCATCAAAGATTCATCCAATGACAATAATAGCAG GTTTCCGAATGGCAGCAGAATGTGCTCGTAATGCTTTGCTGCAAAAGGTTGTGGATAACAAAGACAATGAAG AGAAATTCAAGTCGGACTTGATGAAGATTGCAATGACTACTTTGAGCTCCAAGATTCTATCACAGGATAAGGAATATTTTGCAAAACTGGCTGTTGATGCTGTTATGAGATTGAAG GGAAGCACAAACTTAGAGTCCATTCAGATTATCAAGAAGCCTGGAGGATCGCTGAAGGATTCTTTCTTAGATGAAGG ATTTATTCTTGACAAGAAAATTGGTGTTGGGCAACCAAAGCGCATAGAGAATGCAAAGATTTTGGTGGCAAATACTGCAATGGACACTGACAAAGTGAAAATCTATGGGGCACGTGTTCGTGTTGATTCAATGTCTAGGGTTGCTGAAATTGAAGCTGCTGAGAAGGAAAAGATGAAAGAGAAGGTGGATAAGATAATAGCCCATGGGATTAATTGCTTCGTTAACAGGCAATTGATTTACAATTTCCCTGAAGAACTCTTTGCAAATGCTGGAATACTTGCAATTGAGCATGCTGATTTTGACGGAATTGAACGGCTGGCTTTAGTGACTGGTGGTGAAATTGCATCAACATTTGACAACCCTGAGTCAGTTAAGCTTGGTCACTGCAAGCTCATTGAGGAAATTATGATTGGTGAGGATAAGTTGATTCACTTTTCAGGTGTTGAAATGGGTCAGGCATGTACAATTGTACTTAGAGGTGCAAG CCGTCACGTGCTTGATGAGGCAGAAAGGTCCTTGCATGATGCCTTATGTGTGCTGTCTCAGACCGTCAATGACAGCAGGGTTTTGCTTGGAGGTGGATGGCCCGAGATGGTGATGGCAAAGGATGTCGATGAATTGGCCCGAATAACTCCTGGGAAGAAATCCCATGCTATTGAAGCTTTCTCAAGGGCACTCATAGCAATTCCAACTATCATAGCGGACAATGCTGGTTTGGACAGTGCGGAATTGGTAGCCCAGCTCCGTGCAGAGCATCACAAGGAGGGGTGCACTGCTGGAATTGATGTCATCTCTGGATCT GTAGGAGATATGGCTGAGCGTGGGATTTCTGAAGCATTCAAAGTTAAGCAGGCCGTACTGCTCTCTGCAACTGAAGCTGCAGAGATGATTCTCAGGGTGGATGAAATCATCACTTGTGCCCCACGTAAGAGAGAGGATAGAATGTAA